CAGCGTGGCTGTTAGACGGTAATGAGCATCCACACGAAGCTCACTATTTGAAACTCGATTGCTCCAAAGCGCGTATGCGTCTGGGGTGGCAGCCGCGCTGGAATTTAGTTGAAACGCTGGAGCGTATTGTGAAATGGCATAAAGCATGGATTGCTGGTGAAGATATGCTTGCTCGTTCACGGAATGAAATCAGCGAATACATGAACACCTCTTTGAAATAATTGACTAACAGGAAAAAAGCAATGAGCGCAAATAACCTGCGTGAGCAAATCTCTCAACTAGTTGCCCAATATGCTGACGAAGCGTTAAGTCCAAAGCCGTTTGTTGCTGGCAGCAGTGTCGTACCGCCTTCTGGCAAAGTGATTGGCGCAAAAGAGCTTCAATTGATGGTAGAAGCATCGCTGGATGGCTGGTTAACTACGGGCCGTTTTAACGATGCTTTTGAAAAAAAACTGGGTGAGTTTATTGGTGTCCCGCATGTTCTGACCACCACTTCAGGCTCTTCAGCAAACCTGCTGGCATTAACTGCATTGACGTCGCCAAAACTGGGTGACCGCGCCCTCAAACCGGGTGATGAAGTGATTACAGTTGCTGCGGGGTTCCCGACTACCGTTAACCCGACGATCCAGAATGGTTTAATTCCGGTATTTATCGATGTTGATATTCCGACTTATAACGTCGATTCGAAACTGATTGAAGCTGCAGTATCAGATAAAACCAAAGCTATTATGATTGCCCATACGCTGGGTAATGCCTTCGATCTGACGGAAGTTCGCCGTATTGCCGATAAATATAATCTGTGGCTGATTGAAGACTGCTGCGATGCTCTTGGTACGACTTATGACGGCAAAATGGTCGGTACTTTTGGTGATATCGGCACCGTAAGTTTCTATCCTGCTCACCATATTACGATGGGTGAGGGTGGCGCGGTGTTCACCAAATCTGCTGAACTGAAAAAGCTGATTGAGTCTTTCCGTGACTGGGGCCGTGATTGCTACTGTGCACCGGGCTGTGATAACACCTGCGGCAAGCGTTTCGGTCATCAGTTGGGTTCGCTGCCGTTCGGCTACGATCACAAATATACCTATTCTCATCTGGGTTATAACCTCAAAATTACCGATATGCAGGCAGCGTGTGGCCTGGCGCAGTTGGAGCGTATTGATGAATTCGTTCGTCTGCGTAAAGAGAACTTTGCATATCTCAAGCAAGGTCTTCAGTCTTGTGCTGAGTTCCTGGAATTACCGGAAGCTACTGAAAAATCGGATCCATCATGGTTTGGTTTCCCGATTACACTCAAAGAAACCAGCGGCGTTACGCGCGTTGACCTGGTGAAATTCCTTGATGACGCAAAAATCGGTACCCGCTTATTGTTTGCCGGTAACCTTACCCGCCAGCCATATTTTGCAAATGTGAAATATCGTGTTGTTGGTGAGTTAACCAATACTGACCGCATTATGAATCAGACTTTCTGGATCGGTATTTATCCAGGCCTGACAAAAGAACATTTGGATTATGTCGTTTCCAAATTTGAAGAGTTCTTTGGTCTGAATTTCTAATCGTTAAGTTACGGGCGTTTTATGCAAAATAGAAAGATCATATTAACCGGTGCCAGTGGTTTCATTGGTGCAAAACTTTTAGAGCGTTTACTGGCCATTGGTTATGAGGTTTTTGCAATAAAACGCCCGAATAGCGACAGAACAACATGTGGCAAGGTCACATGGCTAACATATGATGAATTAAAAATGAGATCAGCAGAGTTAGATACTGTTGATGCAATTATTCATCTTGCCACTGAATATGGTCGAAATGTTCAGGATGGGCTATCTCCTGTGCTGGCTTGTAATGTTTTACTTCCTCTTCAGTTAATGGAGTTAGCCGCAGTTGTCGGTATTAAAAAATTTATTTCAACAGATTCATTTTTTGGTAAGTATGAAAAAACATATAACTATATGAAGTCGTATATTATTTCTAAGCGACAATTAAATGAATTGGCTGAAATATTCTGTGCGGAAAATGAACTTTCTTTTTTCAATATGCGACTTGAGCATGTCTATGGTGAAGGGGATGGTGAAAATAAATTCATTCCTTTCATTATAAGGTCACTGCAACAGAATGATCATGCAATTAAGTGTACAACTGGGTTGCAGAAAAGAGATTTTGTTTATATTGATGATGTCGTTGATGCCTATATTGCTGTAATTAAATGTGAAGCAAAAAGAAAATATACTGAATTTGAGGTTGGGACTGGGGTGTCAAGCCCGTTAAAAGAAATTATCGAAGAAATAAAAAGACAGCTACCCAGTAATACCAGTATTGACTACGGTGCGATCCCGCTTCGACATGATGAAATAATGGATTCGAAGGCTAATATAAGCGCGTTGATGGATATTGGTTGGACAGCAACATACGATTTGAGACGTGGCGTCGAAAAGATGCTGGGCAGTATTAAGCGATGATAAAAAAAATTCTTCAAAAAATTGGTATTGATGACGCAATTTTCTATGTGTTACTTGGTAAGGTTTCATCAATTCTTTCCGGTTTAGCAATAATATTGCTTATACCTTATTTCATGAGTGAACAAGTCCAGGGCTATTACTATACTTTTAGTTCTGTGGTTGCTTTGCAAATTATATTTGAGTTGGGGTTGTCAACTGTCATTACTCAATTTGCCAGCCATGAAATGGTAGGTTTGAAGTATGATATAGGTAGTCATTCTCTTTCCGGTGAAGAAAAGAACAGACAGCGGTATTTATCCCTGGTCAGATTATCAATAAAGTGGTACTGCGCAGTTTCTTTACTCATTGTTTGTCTTATTGGACCACTAGGGCTCAAATTTTTCTTGTCAGAAGCTAATCAAGGCGTTGACTGGATATCGGCATGGGCCGTCCTTGTTATAGCCACTGCTTTAAACCTTCTTTTTATATCTATTACCTCTATTGCTGAAGGAAGTGGTCTGGTTGCACATGTCAATAAGATGCGTGCAATTCAGTCCCTCATTACTGCTACTTTTGCTGTTGTGTTTATTGTTTCAGGCATTGGATTATACGCGACAGCAGCATCCGCTCTTTCAGGCTGTATTGTGTTTTTTGCATTCAGCAGGAAATATTTCAAAAACATCATTAAAGATGCATTGTTATCTGGACGTGATAAAAATAATAATGTGCACAGGATCTCTTGGGTAAAAGAGATTTTGCCGATGCAATGGCGTATAGCGTTAAGTTGGATGGCTGGATACTTTATTTTTTTTACAATGACACCTATCTCGTTTAAATTTCTTGGAGCAGTCTATGCCGGAAAATTAGGGATGTCATTGACGCTGTGTAACATGATTATGGCAACCGGTCTGGCATGGATATCAACAAAATATGCGCGATGGGGCGGATATATTGCCGGTGGTAAAAGAAATGAATTAAATCACTCATATAAAACATCGCTCATCCAGTCAACATTATTCATTGGTATATGTTTAATCGGTGCTCTGATCTGTTTAATTATTTTCGGTCACTTAGGACTGAAATTTACACAACGCTTTTTTGAACCATCACAATTCTGTTTTCTTGCTTTAGCTATAATTGGCAATCATATCGTCGCATGTATGGCAACATATATTCGTGTGCATAAAACTGAAAAAATGACATGGGCCTCGGTAGTAATGGCTATATTAACGACGACAGGTATGTTGATCATAGCTTATTTTAAGTTGGAAAGTTTCTATATAATAAGTTATTGCATCCTCATCTGGGTATATTTTGTGCCACAGTCATTCTATATTTATATAAAGTTTAAAGAAAACTATGAAAAACAGTTCATTGCTGACAATAGCAATTCCAACTTATAATCGGGCCACCTATCTTGATAAGTTGCTATCAAGCCTTCTATTACAGGCAGGTGAGTTTTCAAATAGCATTGAGATTGTTATTTGTGATAATCACTCTACTGATAATACTGAAGAAATATGCAATAAATATTTAGCCATCAATAACGATATTCGGTATGTTAGAAATGACGAGAATATTGGCATGGATGGTAACTTTGAAAAATGCTTTAGCCTTGCTAATGGCCGATATTTTTGGATGATTGGTGATGACGATGTGTTACGACCAAACGCATTAAGCGTAGTCTTAACAATATTGGGAAAAGAAAATAGTTACGATCTGATTTATGTTAATTCAAGTGATGAGATAATCAGTGATAAACAAGATGTCATCAGTTTTGATGAATATAACAATGGCGCTGAGTTTATCAATCGCGTTGGTGTAATGTTTACTTTTATTTCAGGAATGATTTGCAATAAACATAATTACTCCAGACTTGCTGAACAAAGTCGTGTTTCCTTTGTTTCTGGTACCTATTTGTTGCATTTGTTCTGGCAGCTTCCTCTGGTAAAATCAGGGAAATGTTTTGGTTATATTAATAATAATTTAATCCAATCTACGTCTGATAATTCTGGCGGATACGGGCTCTTTACTGTTTTTGGCAAAAATCTGGCATCGATTGTCGATTTGTTTTATCCCCGAAAGCACTTAATTAGCCAGAGTTTGAGAAAGTCAGCAGCCAAGTTTTTGCTTAACTTCCTTCATAATGATAAAAAAACTAGCGCGTTTACAGTTTCAAATTACCTGGCAGATGCGGATGCAGCCTTCTATGATCTGACGATATATAAGGTTGTTTTGCGATTTTTGTACCGCAATCCGGGATTTTCATTCTGGGTTATTAACTTTAGAAAATCTTTAAAAAAGACTCTTCATTAAGTAGTAATATCATACTGACTTTCCGGTGTGGAAATTTATAAAGTGAGTAGATAGATCATGTTGCGAAGTATAATCGTTAGTTGTTTTCTTAAACAGCAAAGAGTCAGAAAAAAAATCAAAGCGTTAATTTTTACTCTGATCTATGGTCATTCATTTTCTTCTATAGGTAAAAATTTTAAGTTATATATTAAACCGTATGGCGTTCCCACGATCAAAAAAATTAATAATATCCGTGTGGGGGATAATTGTTGGGTGGAAACAGTATATCGTTATGGTAATAACGATTTTAGCCCCGTTTTGCTTATTGGTGAAAATGTTGCAATGAGTGATTTTGTGCATATTTCTTGCGCATATAAAATTAAAATAGGCAAAGGCGTGCTGATTGGCAGTAAGGTTTATATTGGTGATCATAGTCACGGTGAATATAAAGGGAAAAGCTATCAGAATGACGCGCCAGCAAACCGACCCCTTGGTGATTTCGGTGAGATTATAATAAGTGATAATTGCTGGATCGGTGATAATGCAGTAATTCTGGGGGGGAGCGAGATTGGCGAGGGCTGTATTATTGCGGCAAACTCTGTTGTGAGAAACCTCAAAGTAACACAGCCATCTCTAATTGGTGGTATTCCTGCAAAAATTATCAAAACCTTATGAAGGATAATATGTTTATTAGTATATGTATTCCCTCTTATAATCGCGCTGAATTTTTAGAACCGTTATTAGATAGCATCTATAATCAGAGTTATGTCAAAGACCACGATGATTTTGAGGTGATTATATGTGAGGATGTGTCGCCACAACGTGAGGAAATTAATGCAATCGCAGTTGCATATCGCGATAAGCATAACCTGACAAACCTCAAAGTTGTATTGAATGAAGAAAATCTAGGGTATGATCGCAACTTAAGACATTGCTTTGAAGTGACTACCGGCAAGTATTGTCTGATCATGGGCAACGATGATCTCCTCAACGTTAATGCCCTGGAAAAAATTGTTACGACGTTAAAAGCTAACCCTGATGTTGTTCTTGCAACTCGCGCTTATGGCTGGTTTAAGGAAGATCCTAATGAGTTATGCGATGTTGTTAAGCATCTGGGGCACGACCAATTATTTGAACCAGGATTAGATGCAATTAAATTCTTCTTCCGTAGAGTAGGTGTAATTTCTGGTTTTGTGGTTGATGCTGCCAAAGCCAGATCTGTCGCTTGTGATAAATTTGATGGCCGTTTGTACTATCAGATGTATTTGGCTGGCATGTTGTTGACGCAGGGAAAAGGTTATTATTTTAGCGATATTATGACACTTTCCCGTGATACCGAAGCACCAGATTTTGGTAACGCAGGGACCGAAAAGGGAGTATTTGTACCTGGCGGTTACAAACCGGAAGGGCGAATTCATATGGTCGAGGGGCTTTTATTGATTGCCAGACATATTGAAGAAGTCAGCAAAATTTCGGGCGTATACAATGCTATCAAACATGACATTGCGAATTATTTTTATCCCTATATCCGCGACCAATTGTCACTTCCTTTCTCATCTTATTTGAAGATGATTAATAAATTCCGAAGTATTGGCTTCAATAATGAGCCTCTTTTTTATGCTCATTCTCTGCTGGGATATGTTTTGAAACGTGATGGATATGATGCCATGATCAAATTCATTAGGAAGCGAAACGGCGGAACGCCAAGGCTTGGCATTTGATTTTATGATGGGAATAGACAACTTTTGGTAGATTATGTACACAAATCTCATATCGTTACTGCTTGCAGTTAACCTGATATCGCCATACCTGAGTTCCTGGTTTAATAATATTTTACCTTTCCCTCCAGGGGCTATGTTAAGGGATATTATTAGCTTTGTGTTGATAGCAATAATATTGAGTCGCGTTTTTTTGGTAAGGGAAAAACTGGATATGTTCAAGGTTTTTCTCTTATTTACCTGGCTTTCACTTGCTGCGCTGGTCTTAGTTTTAATTGTTTATTCACCAGACAAAATACAAGCAATAATGGGGGCTCGAAGCTATATTCTATTCCCTTCAATATTTATCTGTGTAGCGATGCTGACGCGAAGAGAGAAAAGTGATGTCAATGTCTATAAACTTAGCCGGTTTAGTGTATATACGCTGACAATCTGTGCTCTGATAGCCATCATCGATGTATTCATGCATGGTGAATTCATTAAGCTGTTAGGATATGACTCTCACTATGCGGGAGAACAATTCAGACTCATAGATAGTTACGATGATACAATCCGAGCGACCGGAGGATTTAGTGATGCCTTAAATTTTGGCTATACGCTGGCAATAGGTATTTTTCTGTGTATGGAGTGTTACGCCCAAAGAATCATGCGCAAGCGAATGCTGATTTTGAGCATCATAATGTCAGTTGCCGTGTGCATGACGTTAACGAGGGGGGCAATACTTATTGTATTTTTGATCTATTTCGCCTATTTCGTAACAAATCGCACATTGATAAAAACGGCTTTTATGCTGTGTATCTTAATGATTCCGGTTATTGCCCTCCAAACTGATTATCTGGATAAATATACTGATCTCCTTGTCGGCAGGTTTACGGATTCATCTGCTACGTCGAAAGGATCTACTCAGGGGCGTTTTGATATGGCAGCAAAATCGATGGCATATCTGGCAGATAATCCGATGGGGGTTGGTCTGGGTACTCAAGGATCAGGTAATTTGATCGCGCAGGATGATAAGCGTATTAATACGGACAATTATTTTTTTTGGATGGCCTTAGAGACGGGTATCCTGGGATTGATACTAAACCTGATATATATTAGCACTCAATTTATTTATGGATTCTCCCGGCAATTGGTTAGTGAAAAAATCCATCCGCTGCGTCCTTATATGGTTATGGCAATGGCGTATTTTATTGCTTCAGCACTGAGTTCGGCGCCATCTTCATCCACGTTCTCGCTGTTCTTTTGGTGTGTTCTGGCTTTATTGCCTGGGTTAAAATTACATAAAGGATATTATGAAAAAAATCATAATGGATAGTAGTTGGCTGGGTAAAGGGGGGATTGGCCGTTTTACCTTTGAGTTGACACACTATTTAAAAAAAATAGATAGCCGGGAGTTCTATAAAAATTGTGCATCGCCATTAGCAACAATTGTTACGGCATTTAAATCATTATCAGTAAATAAAAAAGATGTGATTTTCTTTCCCGGATATATTCCACCCTTGTTTTGTGCCTGTAACTATATTTTTACCATTCATGATTTAAATCATATTGACATTGATGATAATGCATCGCGAACAAAAGATTTTTTTTATGAATATGTCATAAAACATGGCTGTCGTCGCGCTGAATACATATTTACCGTTTCTGATTTCTCCCGCAATCGTATCGCTGAATGGTCTGGTGTTGCTAAAGATAAAATAATTAATGTTGGGAACGGGGTTTCCAAAAATTTTAACGCCAGTGTCACTCCCTATAAACCGGGTTATGAATATTTGTTGTGCGTTAGTAACCGTAAAACACATAAAAATGAAAAAAGAATTATTCATTCGTTTGCCCGGTCTGATATCGATCCGACAATTAAATTAGTTCTAACCGGTAAACCCACTAACGAACTTTTAGCACTTATTGACGAAGTCGGATGTAAGGAACGGGTTATTTTTACAGGTTTTATATTGGAAGATGACTTGCCTGGTTTATACCGCGGTTCACTTGCGCTTATTTTCCCATCGCTGTATGAGGGGTTTGGCTTGCCAGTGATTGAGGCGATGGCTTGCGGTGTGCCTGTTGTAACATCAACTGTTACCTCTTTACCTGAAGTTGCAGGTGATGCAGCACTGTTAGTGGATCCTGAATCCGTCGAACAAATTACGGCTGCAATAAATGAAATCGTGAATAACACAGAAACTCGAGCCATGATGATTGATAAAGGTTTTGCGCAGGCTAAATTGTTCAGTTGGGAAGAAGTGGCCAGAAAAATTTCTAAAGTCTTTGAAGAGATATAAGATGAATATTACGGAAACGAAGATTTCACTTGTTCATGAGTGGCTACTTTCATACGCTGGTTCAGAACAAGTTTCTGCCGCGATTCTTAACGTTTATCCAGATGCTGAGCTATTCTCTGTGGTTGATTTTTTAACCGATGAACAGCGCTCTTTTTTCCATGGGAAAATAGCAACAACCACATTTATTCAAAAGCTGCCGAAAGCTAAAAGGCTTTATCAAAAATACTTGCCATTGATGCCCTTGGCTATTGAGCAACTCGATGTTTCCGCTGCTGATATCGTTATTTCAAGTGCGCATGCGGTAGCGAAAGGCGTGATTACAGGTCCGGATCAGTTACATATAAGTTATGTCCATTCACCGATACGCTATGCCTGGGATTTACAGCATCAATATCTACGTGAATCAGGATTGAATAATGGGCTGAAGGGGTGGCTGGCAAAATGGGTTTTGCACAAAATGCGTATCTGGGATTGCCGTACTGCAAATGGTGTCGATCATTTTGTGGCAAACTCTCAGTACATTGCCCGCAGAATTAAAAAGGTGTATGGGCGAGACGCAGATGTCATATATCCACCTGTCGCGGTTGAAAAATTTAAAGTCGGAACTGAAAAGTCAGATTTTTACTTAACTGCTTCACGGATGGTGCCGTATAAGCGTATTGGCCTGATTGTTGAAGCTTTCAATGCAATGCCTGATAAAAAGCTTATTGTTATTGGTGATGGTCCTGAGTTTGAAAAAATTAAAAAAAGTGCAGCTTCGAATGTGACAATTATGGGATATCAACCCTTCGACGTTCTTAAGCAACATATGGAAAAAGCCAAAGCCTTCGTTTTCGCAGCAGAAGAAGATTTCGGCATCATTCCGGTAGAAGCGCAGGCATGTGGAACTCCTGTTATTGCTTTCGGTAAAGGTGGTGCGCTGGAGACGGTGATTCCCATGGGTTGCAACGAGCCAACAGGCGTATTTTTTTCGCAACAAACTTCGAAATCTATTATTGATGCCATTCAAGTCTTCGAAAATAACATAGGCCTGTTCACCCCTGAATCGTGCCGAAAGAACGCTGAACGATTTTCGCAAGAAAGATTCGAGCGTGAATTTAATATTTATGTCGACTCAAAATGGACCGAGTTTTGCAATTCTCGACAGATAATTCGTTAATATTGGTAATGATATGAACAAGATAATGCCTGTGATCATGGCTGGTGGCAGTGGTAGTCGTTTATGGCCGCTTTCACGAGAAATGTATCCAAAACAATTCCTGGAAGTTGAGGGCAACATGACCATGTTGCAGCATACTGTGCAACGGCTGAAAGAATTAAAGACTTATTCGCCGGTTGTCATATGCAATAATGAACACAGGTTTTTGGTCGCAGAGCAGTTACGCACTATTGATAAACTTGCAGACAATATTATTCTGGAACCAGTAGGTCGGAATACCGCACCTGCGATAGCATTAGCTGCATTCACTATTTTAAAAAATATTGATAAAGATGTTGAGCCGATAATGCTTGTGCTTGCCGCTGATCATATTATCCAGAATGAGGGCGCTTTTGTCTCTTCAGTGATGCACGCGGTCCCTCACGCTGAGCAAGATAAATTAGTGACATTTGGTATTGTTCCTTCTCATCCTGAAACGGGCTATGGCTATATTCGCCGTGGTCAGGCTCAGGGTAATGATGCTTTTGTTGTGGCCGAGTTTGTGGAAAAACCTGACTATGATGTCGCTTGCAACTATATTTCCAGCGGTGAGTATTACTGGAATAGCGGCATGTTTATGTTTAAAGCAAAAAGCTATCTTGATGAGTTAAAACGATATAGACCAGATATTTATGCATGCTGTGAAGCTGCCGTGAAGCATACCGATCGCGACCTGGATTTTGTTCGTATCGATGAGCAAGCCTTTTCGCAATGCCCTGCTGAATCGATTGACTATGCTGTCATGGAGCATACTGAACACGCTATCGTCGTTCCAATGGATGCAGGTTGGTCAGATGTCGGTTCGTGGTCATCACTCTGGGATATCTCGCAAAAAGATGAGGATGGAAACGTTCAACGCGGTGATGTCGTTCAGTTTGATTGTCGTGACACCTATGTGCATGCCGAAGATGCTTTAGTCGCTACCCTCGGTTTACAAAATACTGTGGTAGTACAGACCTGCGATGCCATCTTGATTGCTGATAAAAACCACGTACAGAACGTCAAAAAAGTCGTAGAGCATTTGAAATCGGCGCGTCGTACGGAGCATCGCGATCATCGTGAAATCTTTCGTCCATGGGGAAGCGTCCGTACTCTTGTACAGGGACAGGAATATTTGGTCCGCAAAGTCGTAGTTCGTCCTGAGAAACAGCTGACCGCGCAGATCCACCATCACAGGGCTGAGCACTGGACTGTCGTTTCCGGACGGGCAAAAGTCATCCTTAACGATCGCGAATATTATGTTGAAGAAAATCAGTCAACATTTATTCCAGCAGGTGTAACCCATGTACTGGCAAATCCTGGCTTAATTCCCCTGGAAATAATAGAAATTCAGTCAGGAAAGAATTTAAGCGAAGACGATATTATTCGTGTTGGAAATTTTGTTTCAGAGAAGAAATAGAATGTCAGATTATTTAAGCAATGTCGTAATTAAAAATTCAAATATCAATTTTGGTACCAGTGGTGCCAGAGGTTTGGTAACAGATTTCTGTCCAGAAGTTTGTGGTGCTTTTACTGCTAATTTTCTGAAGGTTAGTGCTGCTAATTACTCTTTCAACACTGTTGCCATCGGAATTGACAATCGCCCCAGTAGCTATGATATGGCAAGGGCGTGTGCAGCGGTTATTGCATTTATGGGATTTAAGCCGTTGTATTGTGGGGTCATACCCACACCAGGCTTGGCTTACTATGCCCTTGAAGAGAAAATTCCGGCAATAATGATCACGGGGAGTCACATTCCTTTCGATCGGAATGGTTTAAAATTCTATCATCCAAACGGCGAAATCACTAAAGCTGACGAAGTGGCGATACTGGCGGAAGAGATACCATTCAGCATGCCCGTAATGCTTCCGGCATTGAATGTTTGCCCGGTCGCCAGCGAAAAATATGTCGAACGCTATACTTCCTTTTTCCCAAAAAATGCATTAACCGGTTTGCGAATTGGCATCTATGAGCACTCAAGTGCTGGCAGAGATATTTATCCCCAGATTTTCTCTACACTTGGAGCCGATGTTGTCAGTTTAGGACGCAGTGATTCGTTTGTTCCTATCGATACAGAAGCGGTTTCGGCGGAAGATCGGCAGCGCGCAAAGGAATGGTTGCGTGAGTTTGATCTTGACGCTGTCTTTTCAACGGATGGAGATGGGGATCGTCCTTTGCTAAGTGACGAAAACGGACAATGGCTGCGAGGCGATATCCTTGGGCTGCTATGTTCTGCTCACCTTGGTGTCACTGCTGCAGCTGTACCAGTAAGCTGTAATAGCATTATCGCGGCAAGTGGATTAATTCCTGAGGTAGTTCTAACGAAAATTGGTTCGCCGTATGTTATTGCTGCGTTGGAATCGTTGCTTAATAAATTCGAAAATGTCGCTGGTTTCGAAGCGAATGGCGGTTATATGCTGGCCAGTAATATTCATAAGTATGGGCGTACGCTCAAAGCACTACCTACGCGTGATGCCTTACTACCAGCGGTGACGCTGCTGGTTTCCAGCCAGCAGAAAAAAATCAGTGCACAAGTACAAGCACTGCCTGCACGTTACACTTCTTCAGACCGGCTTCAGGAGTTTGCTGCAAGCCGCAGCACAGCTCTGCTGGCAAAAGTAGTTGCAGATGCGAATTCCGTTATTAAAGATTTCGGGTTCCATAACATGAGCGTGGCAGGAATGGATATGACGGACGGTGTGAGATTGCGACTGGATAATCTTGATATTATTCATCTGCGTCCGTCCGGCAACGCACCAGAGCTTCGCTGCTATGCTGAGTCCACAACTTCAGATAAAGCTGATGAATTGGTCAGAATGACACTTACTGCAATTAAGGAAAAGTTCTGATGATGAATATATACCAATTTTTCATTCAAAGAGCATGGTGAGAAAACATGGAGCTTAAGGATGTGCGGAATAATTACAAGCCTTTCTTGTGCCAGTTTTTTCTTGCGCTGTCAGACTTTATATTTTTCAATCTTTCATTAGTTTTTTCTCTCGCTCTGGTTTATTTTCTTTTTGATGACCTACAGCGCTTTATTCCAAAGGAGCAATTTCAGTTCCGTATTGTTTCGCACTTTATTTTATCGTTAACCTGCGTTGCCTGGTTTTTGATCAGGCTCCGACATTACTCTTACCGGAAGCCTTTCTGGTATGAATTAAAAGAAATATTGCGCACTATCGTGATATTCGCCATTTTTGATCTGGCATTAATCGCGTTTACGAAATGGCAATTCTCTCGTTTTGTTTGGGTTTTTTGCTGGAGTCTGGCGCTTTTTCTTGTCCCGTTTTTCCGCTTTTCTACAAAATTTCTGCTCAATAAATTTGGCATCTGGAGAAAGAAAACCATCATTTTGGGCAGCGGCAAAAATGCCCGTGAAGCCTATTACGCTCTGCAGAGTGAGGAAATGTTGGGCTTTGAGGTGTGCGCTTTTTTTGACGAGGAAAGCTCCGAAACTCATCTTTTGGATTGCCCAATAATAAAAGATGCGAATGATATCTGGCAGAGCGCCGATATTAAGCATATTCATTTTATTATTGCTTTTGATGTGGATGAAATCGACAAAACACTGGGTTGGTTAAGGGAACTATCCAAACACCAATGTCGCTCTGTTACTGTTATTCCTTCACTGAGAGGGCTACCGCTTTACAATACGGATATGTCTTTTATTTTCAGCCACGAAGTGATGTTGCTGCGTATCAATAATAACCTTGCAAAACGTACATCGCGTTTCCTGAAACGTACTTTTGACATTGTCTGTACATTGATCATCCTTATTGTCGCATCGCCGCTCCTTTTATATCTGTGGTACAAAGTTACGCGTGATGGGGGGCCTGCAATCTATGGGCACCAGCGTGTTGGGCG
Above is a genomic segment from Kosakonia radicincitans DSM 16656 containing:
- a CDS encoding glycosyltransferase family 2 protein; the protein is MFISICIPSYNRAEFLEPLLDSIYNQSYVKDHDDFEVIICEDVSPQREEINAIAVAYRDKHNLTNLKVVLNEENLGYDRNLRHCFEVTTGKYCLIMGNDDLLNVNALEKIVTTLKANPDVVLATRAYGWFKEDPNELCDVVKHLGHDQLFEPGLDAIKFFFRRVGVISGFVVDAAKARSVACDKFDGRLYYQMYLAGMLLTQGKGYYFSDIMTLSRDTEAPDFGNAGTEKGVFVPGGYKPEGRIHMVEGLLLIARHIEEVSKISGVYNAIKHDIANYFYPYIRDQLSLPFSSYLKMINKFRSIGFNNEPLFYAHSLLGYVLKRDGYDAMIKFIRKRNGGTPRLGI
- the rfbH gene encoding lipopolysaccharide biosynthesis protein RfbH, which gives rise to MSANNLREQISQLVAQYADEALSPKPFVAGSSVVPPSGKVIGAKELQLMVEASLDGWLTTGRFNDAFEKKLGEFIGVPHVLTTTSGSSANLLALTALTSPKLGDRALKPGDEVITVAAGFPTTVNPTIQNGLIPVFIDVDIPTYNVDSKLIEAAVSDKTKAIMIAHTLGNAFDLTEVRRIADKYNLWLIEDCCDALGTTYDGKMVGTFGDIGTVSFYPAHHITMGEGGAVFTKSAELKKLIESFRDWGRDCYCAPGCDNTCGKRFGHQLGSLPFGYDHKYTYSHLGYNLKITDMQAACGLAQLERIDEFVRLRKENFAYLKQGLQSCAEFLELPEATEKSDPSWFGFPITLKETSGVTRVDLVKFLDDAKIGTRLLFAGNLTRQPYFANVKYRVVGELTNTDRIMNQTFWIGIYPGLTKEHLDYVVSKFEEFFGLNF
- a CDS encoding O-antigen ligase family protein; the encoded protein is MLRDIISFVLIAIILSRVFLVREKLDMFKVFLLFTWLSLAALVLVLIVYSPDKIQAIMGARSYILFPSIFICVAMLTRREKSDVNVYKLSRFSVYTLTICALIAIIDVFMHGEFIKLLGYDSHYAGEQFRLIDSYDDTIRATGGFSDALNFGYTLAIGIFLCMECYAQRIMRKRMLILSIIMSVAVCMTLTRGAILIVFLIYFAYFVTNRTLIKTAFMLCILMIPVIALQTDYLDKYTDLLVGRFTDSSATSKGSTQGRFDMAAKSMAYLADNPMGVGLGTQGSGNLIAQDDKRINTDNYFFWMALETGILGLILNLIYISTQFIYGFSRQLVSEKIHPLRPYMVMAMAYFIASALSSAPSSSTFSLFFWCVLALLPGLKLHKGYYEKNHNG
- a CDS encoding NAD-dependent epimerase/dehydratase family protein, translating into MQNRKIILTGASGFIGAKLLERLLAIGYEVFAIKRPNSDRTTCGKVTWLTYDELKMRSAELDTVDAIIHLATEYGRNVQDGLSPVLACNVLLPLQLMELAAVVGIKKFISTDSFFGKYEKTYNYMKSYIISKRQLNELAEIFCAENELSFFNMRLEHVYGEGDGENKFIPFIIRSLQQNDHAIKCTTGLQKRDFVYIDDVVDAYIAVIKCEAKRKYTEFEVGTGVSSPLKEIIEEIKRQLPSNTSIDYGAIPLRHDEIMDSKANISALMDIGWTATYDLRRGVEKMLGSIKR
- a CDS encoding acyltransferase, whose translation is MLRSIIVSCFLKQQRVRKKIKALIFTLIYGHSFSSIGKNFKLYIKPYGVPTIKKINNIRVGDNCWVETVYRYGNNDFSPVLLIGENVAMSDFVHISCAYKIKIGKGVLIGSKVYIGDHSHGEYKGKSYQNDAPANRPLGDFGEIIISDNCWIGDNAVILGGSEIGEGCIIAANSVVRNLKVTQPSLIGGIPAKIIKTL
- a CDS encoding glycosyltransferase family 2 protein; the protein is MKNSSLLTIAIPTYNRATYLDKLLSSLLLQAGEFSNSIEIVICDNHSTDNTEEICNKYLAINNDIRYVRNDENIGMDGNFEKCFSLANGRYFWMIGDDDVLRPNALSVVLTILGKENSYDLIYVNSSDEIISDKQDVISFDEYNNGAEFINRVGVMFTFISGMICNKHNYSRLAEQSRVSFVSGTYLLHLFWQLPLVKSGKCFGYINNNLIQSTSDNSGGYGLFTVFGKNLASIVDLFYPRKHLISQSLRKSAAKFLLNFLHNDKKTSAFTVSNYLADADAAFYDLTIYKVVLRFLYRNPGFSFWVINFRKSLKKTLH